In the Oncorhynchus tshawytscha isolate Ot180627B unplaced genomic scaffold, Otsh_v2.0 Un_contig_2177_pilon_pilon, whole genome shotgun sequence genome, cagaggataagttcattagagttacctctgctgcagaggataagtttgttagagttacctctgctgcagagggtaagttcattagagttacctctgctacagaggataagttcgttagagttacctctgctgcagaggataagttcattagagttacctctgctgcagaggataagttcattagagttacctctgctgcagaggataagttcattagagttacctctgctgcagaggataagttcattagagttacctctgctacagaggataagttcgttagttacctctgctgcagaggataagttcattagagttacctctgctgcagaggataagttcattagagttacctctgctgcagaggataagttcattagagttacctctgctgcagaggataagttcattagagttacctctgctgcagaggataagttcattagagttacctcagctgcagaggatatgttcattagagttacctctgctacagaggataagtttattagagttacctctgctgcagaggatatgttcattagagttacctctgctacagaggataagttcattagagttacctctgctgcagaggataagttcattagagttacctctgctacagaggataagttcattagagttacctctgctacagaggataagttcattagagttacctctgctacagaggataagttcattagagttacctctgctgcagaggataagttcattagagttacctctgctacagaggataagttcattagagttacctctgctgcagaggataagttcattagagttacctctgctgcagaggatatgttcattagagttacctctgctgcagaggataagttcattagagttacctctgctgcagaggataagttcattagagttacctctgctgcagaggataagttcattagagttacctctgctacagaggataagttcattagagttacctctgctgcagaggatatgttcattagagttacctctgctgcagaggataagttcattagagttacctctgctgcagaggatatgttcattagagttacctctgctgcagaggatatgttcattagagttacctctgctgcagaggataagttcattagagttacctctgctgcagaggataagttcattagagttacctctgctgcagaggataagttcattagagttacctctgctgcagaggataagttcattagagttacctctgctgcagaggataagttcattagagttacctctgctgcagaggataagttcattagagttacctctgctacagaggataagttcattagagttacctctgctgcagaggataagttcattagagttacctctgctacagaggataagttcattagagttacctctgctacagaggataagttcattagagttacctctgctgcagaggataagttcattagagttacctctgctgcagaggataagttcattagagttacctctgctacagaggataagttcattagagttacctctgctacagaggataagttcattagagttacctctgctgcagaggataagttcattagagttacctctgctacagaggataagttcattagagttacctctgctacagaggataagttcattagagttacctctgctacagaggataagttcattagagttacctctgctacagaggataagttcattagagttacctctgctacagaggataagttcattagagttacctctgctacagaggataagttcattagagttacctctgctacagatgatatgttcattagagttacctctgctacagaggataagttcattagagttacctctgctacagaggataagttcattagagttacctctgctacagaggataagttcattagagttacctctgctgcagaggataagttcattagagttacctctgctgcagatgataagttcattagagttacctctgctgcagaggataagttcattagagttacctctgctgcagaggataagttcattagagttacctctgctgcagaggataagttcattagagttacctctgctgcagaggataagttcattagagttacctctgctgcagaggataagttcattagagttacctctgctgcagaggataagttcattagagttacctctgctacagaggataagttcattagagttacctctgctacagaggataagttcattagagttacctctgctgcagaggataagttcattagagttacctctgctgcagaggatatgttcattagagttacctctgctacagaggataagttcattagagttacctctgctgcagaggataagttcattagagttacctctgctacagaggataagttcattagagttacctctgctgcagaggataagttcattagagttacctctgctgcagaggataagttcattagagttacctctgctgcagaggataagttcattagagttacctctgctacagaggataagttcattagagttacctctgctgcagaggataagttcattagagttacctctgctgcagaggataagttcattagagttacctctgctgcagaggataagttcattagagttacctctgctgcagaggataagttcattagagttacctctgctgcagaggataagttcattagagttacctctgctgcagaggataagttcattagagttacctctgctgcagaggataagttcattagagttacctctgctgcagaggataagttcattagagttacctctgctacagaggataagttcattagagttacctctgctacagaggataagttcattagagttacctctgctacagaggataagttcattagagttacctctgctacagaggataagttcattagagttatacagaggataagttcattagagttacctctgctacagaggatatgttcattagagttacctctgctacagaggataagttcattagagttacctctgctacagaggataagttcattagagttacctctgctacagaggataagttcattagagttacctctgctacagaggataagttcattagagttacctctgctgcagaggataagttcattagagttacctctgctgcagaggataagttcattagagttacctctgctgcagaggataagttcattagagttacctctgctgcagaggataagttcattagagatacctctgctgcagaggataagttcattagagttacctctgctgcagaggataagttcattagagttacctctgctgcagaggataagttcattagagttacctctgctgcagaggataagttcattagagttaccagcctcagaaattgcagcccaaataaacatttcacagagttcaagtaatagacacatctcaacatcaactgttcagaggagaatcagtccttcatggttgaattgctgcaaagaaaccactactaaaggacaccaataataagaagagacttgattgggccaagaaacacgagcaatggacattagaccagtggaaatctgtcctttggtctggagtcgaAATTagagatttttagttccaactgGAAGATGGTGtgggtgaaaggatgatctccgcatgtgtatctCCCACTGTAAAGCCTGGAGGatgaggtgtggtggtgtgggggtgaacggatgatctctgcatgtgtatctcccactgtaaagcatggaggaggaggtgttatggtgtgggggtgaacggatgatctctgcatgtgtatctCCCACTGTAAagcctggaggaggaggtgttatggtgtggggatgctttgctggtgacactgttgtgatttatttagaattcaaggcacacttaaccagcaaggctaccacagcattctgcagcgatacaccatcccatctggtttggttatagtgggactatcatttgttttttaacaggacaatgacccaacacacctccaggctgaggaagggctatttgaccagaaggtgagagatggagtgctgcgtcagatgccCTCCACAATCTCCCGACATCAACCAaattcagatggtttgggatgagttggaccgcagactgaaggaaaagcagccaacaagtgctcagcgtatgtgggaagtccttcaagactgttgaaaacgcattccaggtgaagctggttaagagagtGTCAAGAGTgagcatcaaggcaaagggtggctaattgaccaatctcaaatataaaatatattttgatttgtttaaaacttttttagttactacatgattccatatgcgttatttcatagttttgatgtcttcactattattctacaatttaattttacctttatttaactaggcaagtccgttaagaacaaattcttattttcaatgacagcctaggaacagtgggtaaactgacttgttcaggggcagaacgacagatttttacctcgtcagctcgaggattcgatcttgcaacctttcggctcCAAGCTCTTATATCTAAGTGAGAACACCAATGTCCCTGGGGATAGGATGATGAGCTCAATTGTACACAATCAATTATACACAATCATATACAATCAATTATACACAACAATGTACataatctaaccactaggctacctgccgaaaACAATACAAGtaaagaagaacccttgaatgagtaggttttctaaatcttttgaccggtagtgtacatgttTACCCTTTTGATCAAAATAAGGATTGTGGTTTTACCTTTTAATGGAGGGCAGTGGAAAGgattaaagaagagatggagagagaaagacatggtcTCCTTGAAGGCCCCACATGCTGTGGTTTTACCTTCTAATGGAGGGCAGTGGAAAGgattaaagaagagatggagagagaaagacatggtcTCCTTGAAGGCCCCACATGCTGTGGTTTTACCTTCTAATGGAGGGCAGTGGAAAGgattaaagaagagatggagagagaaagacattgtCTCCTTGAAGGCCCCACATGCTGTGGTTTTACCTTCTAATGGAGGGCAGTGGAAAGgattaaagaagagatggagagagaaagacatggccTCCTTGAAGGCCCCACATGCTGTGGTTTTACCTTCTAATGGAGGGCAGTGGAAAGgattaaagaagagatggagagagaaagatatggtCTCCTTGAAGGCCCCACATGCTGTGGTTTTACCTTCTAATGGAGGGCAGTGGAAAGgattaaagaagagatggagagagaaagacatggtcTCCTTGAAGGCCCCACATGCTGTGGTTTTACCTTCTAATGGAGGGCAGTGGAAAGgattaaagaagagatggagagagaaagacatggtcTCCTTGAAGGCCCCACATGCTGTGGTTTTACCTTCTAATGGAGGGCAGTGGAAAGgattaaagaagagatggagagagagaaagacatggttTTCTCCTTGAAGGCCCCACATGCTGTGGTTTTACCTTCTAATGGAGGGCAGTGGAAAGGATTaaagaagagatgggagagagaaagacatggccTCCTTGAAGGCCCCACATGCTGTGGTTTTACCTTCTAATGGAGGGCAGTGGAAAGgattaaagaagagatggagagagaaagacatggtcTCCTTGAAGGCCCCACATGCTGTGGTTTTACCTTCTAATGGAGGGCAGTGGAAAGgattaaagaagagatggagagagaaagacatggtcTCCTTGAAGGCCCCACATGCTGTGGTTTTACCTTCTAATGGAGGGCAGTGGAAAGgattaaagaagagatggagagagaaagacatggtcTCCTTGAAGGCCCCACATGCTGTGGTTTTCAGTTCTTCCATTCTGAGAACATGTGATGTCACACTTGAGACGTTCACTGTGTCAGCTGGAGGTCTGGTAGATGTCCTGATGGTTGATACTTTAttttctaatctctctctctctctctctctctctctctctctctctctctctctctctctctctctctctctctctctctctctctctctctctctctctctctctctctctctctctctctctctctctctctctctctctctctctctctcccgctctctctctccccctctctctctctccctcacaaaaCATTAATCCCCAACATCATCACATCCACAGGGGTAAACATATTTTTTCCTAGGACCATTAATGCCCTCTCTAGTAAAATATATTGTTTGTCAATGAGTATAACCTGTATGAAacaaggttcaataaaaataatgGTTGGGTATTATCACCTCTCCATAAAACACCAGGCATTTTTCACTTTTCTCAGGCTTTTGCTGCCAGCTCACAACTGATATGAAATCAGTGTCACCAGTGGTCAATAGCTCTTATATCTAAGTGAGAACACCAATGTCCCTGGGGATAGGATGGTGAGCTCAATTGTACACAATCAATTATACACAATCATATACAATCAATTATACACAATCAATATACAATCAATATACAAAATCCATCATACACACATATGATATGTTGTCTATATAAGCTCAATAATAGTGCATTCAAGTAGTGCCACGGCCTTGGTACAAAATCAACTGCATTTTCTGGATTCCTCAGGAAACCAAAACTACTAACTACACTACAATATGTATTGCATTTGTGTTTTGTATCATTGTAAATAAATGCTAaaattaaattaataaaaaaagtttttttcGTTCTTGAGAGACACTGCTGACAGAGAGCGCAGACCCACAGCGCGCGAAAGAGGACAGAAAAGCGCATTTTGCGCACGCGCATTTAAAGAACAGTAGAGGTCGCGTGGTCCAGTCAATACAACCCCACCTCAATCAGTGTTGGGATTGGGGACTATAGGTAGACCGCGCACGTCGTCTAAGAAAGCACACTTTATAATCGGATAATATACATTTATTACGTCAGAGTAAAACTCTCCAAAGTGGAAATGCATTTTTCTACGCACCAGTTGGAGACTATCAGTAAGGCAAATGAAGCGaattttatttaaacttttataAACAAGACATGGGATGTTGAGAGAATGTCCTTCGAAGAACCTTTTCATATTACACAAGAATTTGATTTGTACCAGAATGTGTCCAAATGGGCGCACCACGGTAATCACACAGGGGCCACTTCGGAACCATCTATGTTCTACATCAGCATCGTCATCACTGCCATTTATGGAGTCATCATAGTCGTGGGACTAATCGGTAACATAACCCTCATCAAGACATTGTCTTCCTCTAAATCCATGCGGAATGTCCCCAACCTCTTCATGTCGAGTCTCGCGTTCGGGGACTTGGTCCTCCTGGTTACTTGCGCGCCGGTGGATGCCAGTCGGTACCTCGCGGACGAGTGGCTCTTCGGTAGAGTTGGATGTAAACTCATACCATTCATCCAACTCACCTCCGTCGGAGTGTCTGTTTTTACCCTGACTGCGTTGTCTGCTGATAGGTAAATAGCCTTCACTTTATGTTTTAGTCTACTACACTCATATTGCAACATGGACGTTTAGTTATCCAACTTATCCATAGGCTACACATACCATTGCCAACTGATCTGGTATTTTAATGTAGAGTTGTATAGTTAAATGGTTGTAGACTTGTAGTTACTTTTAGCTCAACATATTGTCGTTTAGGTAAAATGATGAAAACGGGATAGCTTGCCATCCTTATCGAATATTATCTCTGAACGCATCTCTGGCGGGCGAGAGGTTCTTCGGCTAAACTCTATCGAGCTGGAAATAATATGAATTTAAACAACGGTATGGGTACAACCTGTCCAGAACATGATGCTACTGAGACAATGCAGATACAATCTGATTTACTCTGTTGCGTTATTACGCGTTCGGATCAGTGGGATCATACTTTGATGAGAGATATGAGATGTGCTAGAGGCACAGAAATGAGATCATACTTCGATGAGCGATATGAGATGTGCTAGAGGCACAGAAATGAGATCATACTTCGATGAGCGATATGAGATGTGCTAGAGGCACAGAAATGAGATCATACTTCGATGAGCGATATGAGATGTGCTAGAGGCACAGAAATGAGATCATACTTCGATGAGCGATATGAGATGTGCTAGAGGCACAGAAATGAGATCATACTTCGATGAGCGATATGAGATGTGCTAGAGGCACAGAAATGAGATCATACTTCGATGAGCGATATGAGATGTGCTAGAGGCACAGAAATGAGATCTGACATATGAGTAGAAATCTATAAGCCTGCGacttcatgtgtgtgtttgtgacagtGAATGAGTAAATGAGTGACGGTGCTTGCATGCATGGGCGTGCCTGTGTGTTGTCGGGGGGGTCATAGGCTATATCCTTCCCACACAACTTCCCACAACCAACCTTTTAATTGGGATGATatagtttgcatcccaaatggcaccctttccctaTGTATCcacggggctctggtcaaaagtagtgcactagggaatagggtttcatttggaACGCTGCCATAAAGTGTGCATCCCTGTGGACTGGGAGGAGAAGACATCCATCATATAGACTGACCATCACCATGGCAGCCATATAATGATACCCTCTCTAGCTAGCCTATTACTATGTTCTGTGTCTTTGCTCTAAAGTCTCTCATTTAGCCTAGGATCCCATTAGCAGATAATAATCCATTCATAAATGACAGAtaccccccctctcctcaccaGCTTCCCAACGTTTCCTCCGTTTAAATCCTAACCATATACTTTCAAAACCGAGGTTAAAATACTATGAGATCATTTCAATCAactttatctgtgcttgattgagcttgcctcaATGGAACCTGGCTCTCCAGGTGTGCAGGAGTAAACATTACAGCTGGACTATATGTACTAGAGTACGTGGACACCCCTTTCAaagtggatttggttatttctgccacacccgttgctgacaggtgtataaaatcgagcacacagccatgcaatctccatagacaaacatgtccttaatgaagagctcagtgactttcaacgtggcaacaccgtcataggatgctacctttccaacaagtcagttcatcaaatttctgcccacctagagctgccccggtcaactgtaagtgctgttattgtgaagtggaaatgtctaggagcaataaCGGCTCAGTGTAAAGCCACATAaggtcacagaacgggaccaccgagtgctgaagtgcgtagcacgTAAAAACCCTcaatacagagttccaaactgcctctggaagataTGTCAGCACAATAGCGGTTTGTTGGGTTGAAATGGGTTTCCTGGCCGAGGAGTCGCACACAAGCCAAAGAACAAGCGCAAGCCTAGTGTCAgcaggagtggtgtaaagctcgctgccattggactctggagcagtggaaacgctacctgccccaatgcatagtgccaactgtaaagtttggtggatgaggaataatggtctggggctgtttgtcatggttcgggccccttagttccagtgaagggaaatattaacgctacagcatacaatgacattctagatgattctgtgcttccgactttgtggcaacagtttggggaaggccttttcctgtttcagcatgacaatgcccaaatgcataaagcgaggtccatacagaaatggtttgtcgagatcggtatggaaaaacttgactggcctgcacagaaccctgacctcaaccccatcgaacacatttgggatgaattggaatgccgactgcgagccaggcctaatcgtccaacatcagtgcccgacctcactaatgctcttgtgactgaatggaagcaagtccccgcagcaatgttccaacatctagtggaaagccttcccagaagagtggaggctgttatagcagaaaagggggaccaactccataataatgcccattattttggaatgagatgttcgacaaatGAATAGAATGGAAGGAATAGTATAGAATGAACAGAATATAATGAATagtatagaatgaatagaatagaatgaatAGTATAGAATTAATAGAATAGAATTAATATAATAGAAGGAATAGAATAgaaggaatagaatagaatagaatgaatATAATAGAAGGAATAGTATAGAAGGAATAGAATATAATGAATAGAATAGAAGGAATAGTATAgaaggaatagaatagaatgaatAGTATAGAAGGAATAGAATAGAAGGAATAGTATAgaaggaatagaatagaatgaatagaatagaaggaatagaatagaaggaatagaatagaataaatataatagaaggaatagaatagaaggaatagaatagaatgaatataatagaaggaatagaaggaatagtatagaaggaatagaatagaatgaatATAATAGAAGGAATAGAAGAGAAGGAATAGTATAGAAGGAATAGAATAGAAGGAATAGTATAGAAGGAATAGTATAGAAGGAATAGAATAGAAGGAATAGAATGAACAGAATAGAAGGAATAGAATAGAAGGAATTGAATAGAATGAATGTTGATGCACAATCAACATCTTATGGTCTCGTCTGACGTCAGTAGAAAATATTCATTCAGGTAGCAGACATGACGCTCTTTACCAAACAGTAAAAGGAACCGAGGGGTTGAAATATGAAGAAAAATGAGAAACAGGAGAATGTAGAGTTGATTGGAGAACAATCGGGTTTTGAAGGATAGCACCTGGTTAGTTGAAAACTGTCTGTGTCCCAAcgggcaccttattccctttatatTGCATTAttccacatagggaatagggtgcctttatATTGCCTTGctccacatagggaatagggtgcctttatATTGCATTGttccacatagggaatagggtgcctttatATTGCCTTGctccacatagggaatagggtgcctttatATTGCCTTGctccacatagggaatagggtgcctttatATTGCCTTGctccacatagggaatagggtgccattcaggacTCAACCCAAGTGCCAGCAAGATATCTGTATAAGGCAAGCAGAGATCAAGAATCATACGTCACACATACTTCTGAACAGGTGGCCTAAGTTGAGGAGATcatgtcttcctcttcctcctcctcctccaggtacAAGGCAATCGTGAAGCCCATGGACATCCAGGCATCCAACGCCCCGGCGAGGATCGTCCTGCGGGCTGCAGTGATCTGGCTCTTCTCCATGACCCTGGCTGTCCCCGAGGCTGTCTTCTCAGACCTCCGCTCATTCAGCATCCACAGCACCAATGAGACCTTCATCACCTGCGCCCCCTATCCCCACGATGGTGAACTGCACCCCAAGATCCACTCCATGGCCTCCTTCCTCATCTTCTATGTCATTCCTCTGTCGGTTATATCAGTCTATTACCTGTTCATCGCCAGGAGCCTGATCAGGAGTGCCTATAATATGCCGGTGGAGGGCAACGTGCACGTCAGAAGACAGGTGGGTCTCTCGTCTTCATCAGCTCTTCTATTTTCTTTTCCTTCTTCATCTCTTCTattttcttctagttcttctcCCTCATCATCTCTACTattttcttctagttcttctcCCTCATCATCTCTACTattttcttctagttcttctcCCTCATCATCTCTACTattttcttctagttcttctcCCTCATCATCTCTACTattttcttctagttcttctcCCTCATCATCTCTACTattttcttctagttcttctcCCTCATCATCTCTACTattttcttctagttcttctcCCTCATCATCTCTTCTattttcttctagttcttctcCCTCATCATCTCTTCTattttcttctagttcttctcCCTCATCATCTCTTCTattttcttctagttcttctcCCTCATCATCTCTTCTattttcttctagttcttctcCCTCATCATCTCTTCTATTTTCTtaatcttcatctctctctctccacaacaTCACAGATAGAGTCCAGGAAGCGCCTTGCCAAGACCGTCCTGGTGTTTGTGGGCCTGTTCGCCGTGTGCTGGCTCCCCTGTCACGTGATCTACCTCAACCGCTCCTACCACTACTCCGAAGTGGACACCTCCATGGCCCACTTCATCTTCACCGTGGGAGCCCGTATCCTGGCCTTCACTAACTCCTGTGTCAACCCCTTCGCCCTCTACCTGCTCAGCAAGAGTTTCCAGAAGCAGTTCAACAAgcagctgtgttgttgttgtcgaGCCCTGGCGAAGAGGTCCCAGAGCCAGAGGAGGAACAGGAACAACATACACATGACCTCCCTCAAGACCACCAACCACT is a window encoding:
- the LOC112267652 gene encoding gastrin-releasing peptide receptor-like, translating into MSFEEPFHITQEFDLYQNVSKWAHHGNHTGATSEPSMFYISIVITAIYGVIIVVGLIGNITLIKTLSSSKSMRNVPNLFMSSLAFGDLVLLVTCAPVDASRYLADEWLFGRVGCKLIPFIQLTSVGVSVFTLTALSADRYKAIVKPMDIQASNAPARIVLRAAVIWLFSMTLAVPEAVFSDLRSFSIHSTNETFITCAPYPHDGELHPKIHSMASFLIFYVIPLSVISVYYLFIARSLIRSAYNMPVEGNVHVRRQIESRKRLAKTVLVFVGLFAVCWLPCHVIYLNRSYHYSEVDTSMAHFIFTVGARILAFTNSCVNPFALYLLSKSFQKQFNKQLCCCCRALAKRSQSQRRNRNNIHMTSLKTTNHSVASLSFINGKHICQEDSV